Proteins from one Entomospira culicis genomic window:
- a CDS encoding RnfABCDGE type electron transport complex subunit D has product MEILFSGVKSAPFIRSWQRTSLQMGLMTLALGLQLILAWLLEGQGEILLRWGILLAMSTGLELLMNLLYRKFMLLDGTAWVSATILALLLPIQLFDPWTLFSIAFFTIIIGKWAIGGMGANYLNPAMVGLLYYLLSTPYAGLATLWSNPILAGVLVASWLILTLLGIINGSVSLSAILSYLSLAYLLSMMAGESFTPLASGGSWLFLALFVAPNPSSIPMRLIGKIFYGLLIGFLSALFFWGYQLGDLSFVVAILIANMVSPVIHRHTLGRTFSKQKLGRHRT; this is encoded by the coding sequence ATGGAGATACTCTTTTCTGGGGTCAAGTCGGCACCGTTTATCCGTAGCTGGCAACGCACCTCTTTGCAGATGGGCTTGATGACACTAGCGTTGGGTTTGCAATTGATCCTTGCATGGTTATTGGAAGGGCAGGGGGAGATTCTTCTACGTTGGGGTATTTTATTAGCGATGAGCACGGGTCTGGAGCTTTTGATGAATCTTTTGTATCGAAAATTTATGCTCTTAGACGGTACGGCTTGGGTGAGTGCGACGATTTTAGCATTACTTCTGCCTATACAGCTCTTCGATCCATGGACGCTCTTTAGCATTGCTTTTTTCACCATTATTATAGGTAAGTGGGCGATTGGTGGCATGGGGGCGAACTACCTCAATCCTGCGATGGTGGGCTTACTCTATTATTTGTTGAGTACTCCCTATGCCGGCTTGGCGACGCTGTGGTCTAACCCGATATTAGCTGGAGTGTTGGTCGCTAGTTGGCTTATCTTAACCTTGTTGGGCATTATCAATGGCTCGGTCAGTCTCAGCGCTATTCTATCGTACCTAAGTCTGGCTTACCTCTTATCGATGATGGCTGGAGAATCATTTACGCCTCTTGCTAGTGGTGGGAGTTGGCTTTTCCTTGCGCTATTTGTTGCACCTAATCCCTCTTCTATACCCATGCGCCTTATCGGGAAGATTTTTTATGGATTGTTGATTGGTTTTTTGAGCGCGCTCTTTTTTTGGGGATATCAACTAGGGGATCTTAGCTTTGTCGTGGCGATTTTGATTGCAAATATGGTTAGTCCCGTCATTCATCGTCATACGTTGGGGCGTACATTTTCTAAACAAAAGCTAGGGAGGCATCGCACATGA